In the genome of Candidatus Methylomirabilota bacterium, the window TCCCTCCGCGAAAGGCTACGGCGTGGCCGTCAGCGGAAGGGCGGCGATGGATACTAGTCGCCCCTTGTCCCCTCGGCGATACGAGTAGAAGAGATCGTCCCGGCAGCCGGTGCACAGGCGCGGATTGGCGATGCGGTCACCACGCATTCCCGCGTTTCGGAGCTGCTCTTCATTGGCCGCCCAGAGGTCGAGCATCCACTTGCCGCCTCCCTTGCTCCTCACCCATGATCCCCAGCGCCCGGGAAAGGCAGCGTCCAGGCGGGCCACCACGGGCTTGTCCACCTCGTAACAGCAGGGCCCGATGGAGGGTCCGATGGCCGCGAGGAAATGCTCGGGCTCGCCGCCGGCGCTCCTGAGCGCGTCCACCGCGGCCCGCGCGACGCCCTGTACCGTGCCGCGCCAGCCGGCATGCACGGCGGCCACCCGGCGCCCCTCGGGATCATAGAGAAGCACAGGCACGCAGTCGGCGGAAAACACCGCGATGGGCAGCCCGGGCTTGTCGGTCATCAGTGCGTCGGCCTGCCCGGCATGGCCTCCATCGCTCACGTGCGCCACGCTCGCTCCGTGCATCTGCTTGAGGAAGGCGGACGGCTGCACGGCCAGCGCATTGGCCTCGAGGAGGACCTGGGCTCCGGCGCCAAGCGGCGGGCCGGGCTCCCTGAAAGCGCTGATACCGGGAAAGTGGCGCGTCGTGAAGAGATGCGGCAGTCCGGCCTCCTCGAGCAGCGAGCAGAGGTAGTGACTTGGCGGATCGCCGCGAAAATCGGGAGCGGTCATGACCCCCATTCTCTCACGGAGCCCCGCACCCTTCGCGCAGCCAGAGACCTGCAGGCGGCTCAAAAAGGTCCAGATGCGAGGCGGCGAGGGCGGCGGCACCCCGAGGCGTACTCTCTGTACGTTGAGCGGGTGCCGCCGCCCTCGCCAACGAAGCAGATGGGCCTTTTTCAGCCGCCTGCGACCTGGGCGGTGCAGTGACCGCACCGCGTCGCCTTGACAGGGATCGGCATGAGGCAGAGCGGACACGGTCGTGTCGTCACGGGAGCGGGAGCGGGTGGGAAGAGCCGGGTGACCTGCCTGATGAAAAGGAAGACGGCGAAGGCGACGATGACGAAGTCCACGATGGACTGCAGGAAGGCGCCATAGTTGAGCGTGGGGGCGCCCGCTGCCTTGGCCGCGGCCACCGTCGGATACTTCGTGCTCGTCAGACTGATAAAGAGGCTGGACACATCGGCCTGGCCCAGGAGCAGACCGATGGGCGGCATGAGAATATCGCCCACGAAGGACGCGACGATCTTGCCGAAGGCCGTGCCTATCACCACGGCGATGGCGAGCTCCACCACATTGCCCCGCATGATGAACTCTTTGAACTCTCTCAGCATGTGGCCCTCCTCTCGCGCGGGCAACGGGCTGGCCTGGATCATTCGCGAGACAACGCCACCCTCACCCTGCCCTCTCCCTCTCCGAGGGAGAGGGATTCATTTTTATCCCTGCCCCCGAAGGGGGAGAGGGCAGGGTGAGGGGGAGGCCCGGATGCGGTACGCGCCCTCGTGAATGGTTTGCGCTAGTCGGCCTGCCTCCTCAAAAAAGCCGGAACATCCAGGTCCTCTTCGGTCGGCATGTCGGCATCGGCGCGGGCATCGGCCGGCACCCGCCGCCGCCAGTGATTGGCCGGGGCGGCGGCGCCGCTTCGGGGAGCGCGGGCCATGTCCACGACCTTCCCGGCGGGCTGGTTGGACTCCTTCCGCTCGATGAAGCCGGTGGCGATCACCGTGATCCGCACCTCGTCCTGGAGGCTCGGGTCGATGACGGCACCGAAGATGATGTGGGCCTCTTCGTGTCCCGCCTCCTGGACGATCCGCGCCGCCTCCTCCACCTCGTGCAGGGAGAGGTCGGGGCCGCCCGTGAAGTTCATGAGGATGCCGCGCGCGCCGTCTATCGAGGTCTCATCGAGGAGCGGGCTCGCCACGGCCTTCTGCGCGGCTTCGACCGCCCGGTGCTCGCCCTTGCCCACGCCCGTGCCCATGAGGGCCATGCCCATGCCCGCCATGATCGTGCGGACGTCGGCGAAGTCGAGGTTGATGAGCCCGGGCACGAGGATGAGATCCGAGATGCCCTGCACGGCCTGGAGCAGCACTGTGTCGGCGATCCTGAAGGCTTCGACGAGCGGGGTGCCGCGATCCACCACGGCGAGGAGCCGCTGGTTGGGAATCGTGATGAGCGTGTCCACCACGCCGCGCAGCTCGGTCAAGCCCGCCTCCGCCTGCTGCGCGCGGCGCCGGCCCTCGAAGGCGAAAGGCTTGGTGACGACGGCGACGGTGAGGATGCCCAGCTCCTTGGCCGTCGCGGCCACGATGGGCGCCGAGCCCGTGCCCGTGCCGCCCCCGAGGCCCGCCGTCACGAAGACCATGTCGGCGCCCTCGAGGAGCTTCTTGATCTGCTCGCGGTCTTCCAGAGCGGCATTCTTGCCGATCTCGGGATCGCTACCGGCGCCCAGCCCCTGGGTCAGTCGCGCCCCGAGCTGGAGCTTGATGGGAGCGGGCGAGGCGCGGAGGGCCTGCGAGTCCGTATTCGCCACGATGAACTCGACGCCGGTGAAGCGGGCCTCCATCATGCGGTTGATGGCGTTGGATCCGCCGCCGCCAAGTCCGATGACTTTGATCTTGGCGTTGTCCCTCGCCTCCTCGAGCTCGAATACCGGCCGCCCTGCCCGTGGATGCTCCATCGGCTCCTCCTTGACCGACCTGCGTGAGTACTGTGGTCGGCCCCGCGGCAGCTGGAGGAAGAGCTCCCCCTGCCCCGGGGGCCTGGGCCCCTTGCTAGAAGAGTTCACCGAACCAGTCCCTCAGCCGTCGTCTCATGCCCGACCCTGAGGTCGCGCCTGCCTCCTCGGCGGCTCCGCCGGCGCGCCGCCCGCGAGCGCCGTAGAGAGCGAGCCCCACCCCCGTAGAGTGGATGGGGCTCTGGACCACATCGTGGAGCCCGCCGATGCCCGTGGGCAGCCCGCGCCGCACGGGCAGGTCGAAGATCTGCTCGGCCAGCTCGGGCACTCCCTGCATGATGGCGGTGCCGCCGGTGACGACGACGCCCGCCGCCGCCGCGTCCTCGAGGCCGGCCTTGGCGAGCTCCCGCGCCACCAGCGTGAAGATCTCCTCGACGCGCGGTTGGATGATCTCCGAGCAGATCTGGCGGGACAGCTCCCGCGCCTTGCGCCCGCCCACGGAGGGCACGCTGATCACCTCGTCCTCGCGGACGAGAGCGGTGAGGGCGCACCCATGGCGCTTCTTGAGCTCCTCGGCTTCCGCGGTGGGCGTGCGCAGGCCGACCGCGACATCGTTGGAGATGTGATCGCCGCCCAGGGGCAGGATGCCCGTGTACCACACGGCGCCATCGCGGAAGAGGGCCGCGTCGGTGGTGCCGCCGCCCAGATCGATGAGGAGGATGCCCAGCTCCTTCTCTTCCTCGGAGAGCACGGCCTCCGCGGAGGCGAGCGGCTCCAGCACGATGTCCTGGACCTGCAGCCCCGCGCGGTTGACGCTCCGGACCACGTTTCTCACGGAGGAGGTGGCCCCGGTGACGAGGTGGACCTCCACCTCCAGGCGGACGCCCGACATGCCGAGGGGCTCCTTGACGCCGTCCTGATCATCGACGAGATAGGTCTGCGGCAGCACGTGGATGATCTCGCGGTCCTGGGGCAGGTTGATGGCGCGGGCGGCATCCAGGGCCCGCTCGACGTCGGCTTGGCTGACCTCTCGGTGCTTGCCCGAGACGGCGACCACCCCGCGGCTGTTGATGCCGCGGATATGCCCGCCCGCCACGCCCGCGATGACGCTCGCGATCTCGACTCCCGCCATCTCCTCCGCGTCACCCACCGCCTGCTTGATGCTCTCCACGGTCGAGTCGATATTGACGACCACGCCCTTGCGCAGGCCCCGGGAGGGGCTCGTCCCCACCCCGACGATGTCGAGGGTTCCGATGGACGACCACTCCGCGATGACGCAGCAGATCTTGGTCGTTCCCACGTCGAGCCCCGCGATGAGCTGCCGTCCTCTCGATCTCGCCATGGGCTCCCTACCTCGCCGCCGTTCTCAGCACGACCTGATCGCGGAAGCGCAGGTCGATGGACGCGACGGCCTGGTTGGTCGCGCGCAGCTGCGCGGCCACCCGCTGGAGGCGCCCGAGCCGGCCTTCCCAGTCGTCCCGGCCGAGCCTGACCTCGACGCCGTCCACCATGTAGAGCACGGGCCCCTCGGGCCGGCTGACGTCGACCTCGGAGATCTCGCTCAAGAGCGAGCTCTGCGCGCGCATGAGCGTACGTATGAGCGACAGTCCGGTGGCCATGCGGTCAGAGGGCACCCGGCCGATCGGCGCGAGGTCGGCGGGGCTCAGACCGGAAATCACGGGCGCCGCCACCACCACCGGGCGCGCCCCCGCCGACACCGCCACGCCGTGCTCGTCGACCCACACGAGCTTGCCCGCGGCCTGGACGAGCGTGAACGGGCGCCGCTCTTCGACGAGGAGGGTGACGCGGTTGGGAAAGGCGCGGATCAGCTCGACGTGGCGCACGAGCGGCAGGGCCTCGATGCCCGCCACGGCCCGGCGCGCGTCGAGCGTCCACAGATTCTGGCCCCGCGCGATACCCGAGGCCTTCACGATGGCGTCGGCGGAGAGATGCTCCTCCCCGATCACCTCCACGCGCTCCACCGCGAACGGGGCCGCGCCCAGCAGCCATCGCGACTCCCATGCCGCCGCCACCACGAGGAGCGCCCCCAAGAGGCTGGCGCCGCACCACGCCCCGACGCGACGCGCGCATCGGAGGGCGCGCTGGCGCTTTCGCTTGCGGTCGAGCCGCTGGCCGGTCATGGCGGCGAGTGGCTCCGCGAGGTCGCCGAGGCGCAGGGTCCCCCCGCGGGGCGAGAGGACGGCGCGACGGCCTCTCATGCCTCTCTCGATCTCACTTGTCCCCCATGATCCGGATCTCCGGCTCGAGGGTGAGGCCGAAGTGCGCCTGCACGCGCTCGCGGGTCATCTCCATCAGGGCCAGGATGTCCCCCGCCATGGCCCCACCCCGGTTGACGATGAAGTTGGCGTGCTTGGCCGAAATCTCGGCGCCGTTGAACCGCTTGCCCTTCAAGCCGACCTTTTCGATCAGGCGGGCCGCCACCTCGCTCTGCGGGTTCTTCCACACGCATCCCGCGGAGGCGAGGGCCAAGGGCTGGGTCGCCTTCTTCACCTTGAGGCGCTGCCGCATGTCCTTCTGGATGTCGGCCTGGGGGCGACGGTGGAGCTGCAGCCGCGCCCCCACCAGCACGGCTCCGGGAGGCGCGGAGAAGGCGCGGTGGCCGAAGCTGCCGTTGTTGGGCTTGAACTCGCCGAGGGTGCCGTCCGGATGCAGGAAGTACACGGCGGAGATGAAGTCGCCGATCCAGCCATCGGGCGTGCCCGCGTTCATGGCCACGGCGCCCCCGATGGTGGCGGGAATGCCCACCAGGCACTCGATCCCGCCGAGGTTCAGGGCGGCCGCCTCCCGGATCAAGGCGGAGAGACCCACCCCGGCGCCCGCCACGGCCTCCTCGCCATTGAAGTCGGCGCGCCCGAGGCAACCCTCGAGCTTGAGCACCACGCCACGGATGCCGCGGTCGCGGACCAGGAGGTTATTGCCGCCGCCCACGATCTCGACGGGCAGCTGCTCGCGCTCGGCGAAGCCCAGGGCCAGCCGGATGTCCTCGACGTCCTGGGGGACGATGAAGATGTCCGCGGGCCCCCCGATGCGCAAGGAGGTATGGAAGCTGAGGGGTTCCTTGAACCGCACCTCGCCCCGAATCTCTCCGAGCATTAGCTCCTCCTGTTGGACGGGTCAGGCATGTCGCCCAGGCGCGCGAGCAGCTCCGCCCCGAGCTGGCCCACATCGCCAGCGCCGAGGGTGAGCACGAGATCGCCGGGACGCGTGGATTCGGAGAGATAGTTGACGATGCCGGCGCGGTCCCCATCCATGTAGAGCACCTCGCGGTGTCCATGGGCGGCGATGCCGTCGGCGAGGTCGCGCGCATGGACGCCGGGAATCGGCGCCTCGCCCGCCGCGTAGATGTCCATCACGATCAGCACGTCGGACTGGTAGAACGCGGTGAGGAACTCCTGCCGCAGGGCTTGGGTCCGTGAGTACCGGTGAGGCTGGAATACCGTGATGACGCGCCGGTCGAACCCGGCCTTGGCGGCGGCCAGGGTGGCGCGAATCTCGGCGGGGTGATGCCCGTAGTCATCCACCACGAGGACGCCCGCGGCATCGCCGCGGATCTGGAAGCGGCGCTGAACGCCCGCGAAGGCGCTCAGGGCCTGCTGGATGCGCTCGAAGGGCACCTCGAGATCGAGGCCGACGCCGACGGCGGCGAGGGCGTTGAGCACGTTGTGGCGGCCCGGCACCTGGATGGAGATCGGCCCCAGGGTGCGGCCGCGCTGCAGGACCTCGAACTGGGACTGCACGCCCGAGAACGAGAGGCGCCGGGCCGTGAGATCGGCCCCCGACTCGAGCCCGTAGGTGATCACACGCTTCTCGATCTGGGGGATCATCTGCTGGATATTGGGCTGGTCGAGGCAGAGCACGGCCGAACCGTAGAACGGCACCTTGTTGACGAAGGCCAGGAAAGCCGTCCGGATCGCCTCCAGATCGGCGTAGTGGTCAAGATGCTCGGCGTCCACCGTGGTCACCACGGCGATGGTCGGCGTGAGCTTGAGGAAAGAGCCGTCCGACTCGTCGGCCTCGGCGACCAGAAACTCGCCGCGCCCGAGGCGGGCATTGGTGCCGAGCCCGTGGATACGACCGCCCACGACCACGGTGGGGTCGAGCCCCGCCGCGCCGAGCACCGCCGCCACCATGGAGGTGGTGGTGGTCTTGCCATGGGTACCCGCGATGGCGATGGCGTACTTGAGCCGCATCAGCTCCGCGAGCATCTCGGCCCGCGGGATGACGGGCACGCCGCGCTGCCTCGCCACCTGGACCTCGACGTTGTCGCGCGCCACCGCCGAGGAGTAGACGACCACGTGGGCGCCCTCGACATGGCTGGGCTCGTGGCTGACGAAGATCTTCGCCCCGTGTCGCTCGAGCCGCTCCACGATCTCGCCGCGCTTCAGATCGGAGCCGGTGACGCGATAGCCGAGGTTCAGCAGGACCTCGGCGATCCCGCTCATGCCGACGCCGCCGATGCCCACGAAATGAATCTGCTGGTACTTCTTGTACATGGGTCAGGCCGTCCCCGTGTGCTGAGAGATGTTCAGCAGGATGCCCGTCGAGAAGAGCGTCATGGTCAGGGCCGAGCCCCCGAAGGAGATGAAGGGCAGCGGGAGCCCCTTGGTCGGCAAGAGGCCCGTCACCACCCCCAGGTTCCCGAGCGTCTGGGTGGCGAGCATGACCGTGAGCCCGAGGGCGAGATAGGCGCCGAACGGCTCGGGCGCGCGGAGGCCGATGCGCAGGCCCCGCCAGACGAGGAGCGCGAAGAGCCCGACCACGACGAGGGCCCCCCCCGCCCCCAGCTCCTCGCCGATGATGGCGAAGATGAAATCCGTGTGCGACTCCGGCAGGTAAAAGAGCTTCTGCTTGGACTCGCCCAGGCCGCGCCCGAACCAGCCGCCCGAGCCCAGGGCAAGGAAGGACTGGATGATCTGGAAGCCGGCGTTCTGCGGATCGTTCCATGGGTTCATGAAGGCGGCCATGCGCCGGAGGCGATACGGCTTCATGGCGACGGCGATGGCGACCAGGGGAAGGGCTGCGCCGGCGACCAGACCCATGTGCCATGGCCGCGCGCCGCCGAGATAGGCCAGGGCCAGCGTCAACACCATCAGCACGACGGCATTGCCCATGTCGGGCTGCATCATG includes:
- the ftsW gene encoding putative lipid II flippase FtsW is translated as MPRRLTPDLWLFGIVLALVSIGVVMVYSASAIMAADRFHDPGHFLKKQGVWAGLGMIALFAGLRFDYRRLERVVAPLLVLSFVLLVLVLIPPFGQEINGTRRWLRLGPVSFQPVELAKLSLLLYLASFIARRGETMASFGRGLLPPLIMAGVMAGLTMMQPDMGNAVVLMVLTLALAYLGGARPWHMGLVAGAALPLVAIAVAMKPYRLRRMAAFMNPWNDPQNAGFQIIQSFLALGSGGWFGRGLGESKQKLFYLPESHTDFIFAIIGEELGAGGALVVVGLFALLVWRGLRIGLRAPEPFGAYLALGLTVMLATQTLGNLGVVTGLLPTKGLPLPFISFGGSALTMTLFSTGILLNISQHTGTA
- the mscL gene encoding large conductance mechanosensitive channel protein MscL, which translates into the protein MLREFKEFIMRGNVVELAIAVVIGTAFGKIVASFVGDILMPPIGLLLGQADVSSLFISLTSTKYPTVAAAKAAGAPTLNYGAFLQSIVDFVIVAFAVFLFIRQVTRLFPPAPAPVTTRPCPLCLMPIPVKATRCGHCTAQVAGG
- the pgeF gene encoding peptidoglycan editing factor PgeF; this encodes MTAPDFRGDPPSHYLCSLLEEAGLPHLFTTRHFPGISAFREPGPPLGAGAQVLLEANALAVQPSAFLKQMHGASVAHVSDGGHAGQADALMTDKPGLPIAVFSADCVPVLLYDPEGRRVAAVHAGWRGTVQGVARAAVDALRSAGGEPEHFLAAIGPSIGPCCYEVDKPVVARLDAAFPGRWGSWVRSKGGGKWMLDLWAANEEQLRNAGMRGDRIANPRLCTGCRDDLFYSYRRGDKGRLVSIAALPLTATP
- the ftsA gene encoding cell division protein FtsA, yielding MARSRGRQLIAGLDVGTTKICCVIAEWSSIGTLDIVGVGTSPSRGLRKGVVVNIDSTVESIKQAVGDAEEMAGVEIASVIAGVAGGHIRGINSRGVVAVSGKHREVSQADVERALDAARAINLPQDREIIHVLPQTYLVDDQDGVKEPLGMSGVRLEVEVHLVTGATSSVRNVVRSVNRAGLQVQDIVLEPLASAEAVLSEEEKELGILLIDLGGGTTDAALFRDGAVWYTGILPLGGDHISNDVAVGLRTPTAEAEELKKRHGCALTALVREDEVISVPSVGGRKARELSRQICSEIIQPRVEEIFTLVARELAKAGLEDAAAAGVVVTGGTAIMQGVPELAEQIFDLPVRRGLPTGIGGLHDVVQSPIHSTGVGLALYGARGRRAGGAAEEAGATSGSGMRRRLRDWFGELF
- a CDS encoding cell division protein FtsQ/DivIB, which translates into the protein MRGRRAVLSPRGGTLRLGDLAEPLAAMTGQRLDRKRKRQRALRCARRVGAWCGASLLGALLVVAAAWESRWLLGAAPFAVERVEVIGEEHLSADAIVKASGIARGQNLWTLDARRAVAGIEALPLVRHVELIRAFPNRVTLLVEERRPFTLVQAAGKLVWVDEHGVAVSAGARPVVVAAPVISGLSPADLAPIGRVPSDRMATGLSLIRTLMRAQSSLLSEISEVDVSRPEGPVLYMVDGVEVRLGRDDWEGRLGRLQRVAAQLRATNQAVASIDLRFRDQVVLRTAAR
- the ftsZ gene encoding cell division protein FtsZ, translating into MEHPRAGRPVFELEEARDNAKIKVIGLGGGGSNAINRMMEARFTGVEFIVANTDSQALRASPAPIKLQLGARLTQGLGAGSDPEIGKNAALEDREQIKKLLEGADMVFVTAGLGGGTGTGSAPIVAATAKELGILTVAVVTKPFAFEGRRRAQQAEAGLTELRGVVDTLITIPNQRLLAVVDRGTPLVEAFRIADTVLLQAVQGISDLILVPGLINLDFADVRTIMAGMGMALMGTGVGKGEHRAVEAAQKAVASPLLDETSIDGARGILMNFTGGPDLSLHEVEEAARIVQEAGHEEAHIIFGAVIDPSLQDEVRITVIATGFIERKESNQPAGKVVDMARAPRSGAAAPANHWRRRVPADARADADMPTEEDLDVPAFLRRQAD
- the murB gene encoding UDP-N-acetylmuramate dehydrogenase, producing MLGEIRGEVRFKEPLSFHTSLRIGGPADIFIVPQDVEDIRLALGFAEREQLPVEIVGGGNNLLVRDRGIRGVVLKLEGCLGRADFNGEEAVAGAGVGLSALIREAAALNLGGIECLVGIPATIGGAVAMNAGTPDGWIGDFISAVYFLHPDGTLGEFKPNNGSFGHRAFSAPPGAVLVGARLQLHRRPQADIQKDMRQRLKVKKATQPLALASAGCVWKNPQSEVAARLIEKVGLKGKRFNGAEISAKHANFIVNRGGAMAGDILALMEMTRERVQAHFGLTLEPEIRIMGDK
- the murC gene encoding UDP-N-acetylmuramate--L-alanine ligase, which gives rise to MYKKYQQIHFVGIGGVGMSGIAEVLLNLGYRVTGSDLKRGEIVERLERHGAKIFVSHEPSHVEGAHVVVYSSAVARDNVEVQVARQRGVPVIPRAEMLAELMRLKYAIAIAGTHGKTTTTSMVAAVLGAAGLDPTVVVGGRIHGLGTNARLGRGEFLVAEADESDGSFLKLTPTIAVVTTVDAEHLDHYADLEAIRTAFLAFVNKVPFYGSAVLCLDQPNIQQMIPQIEKRVITYGLESGADLTARRLSFSGVQSQFEVLQRGRTLGPISIQVPGRHNVLNALAAVGVGLDLEVPFERIQQALSAFAGVQRRFQIRGDAAGVLVVDDYGHHPAEIRATLAAAKAGFDRRVITVFQPHRYSRTQALRQEFLTAFYQSDVLIVMDIYAAGEAPIPGVHARDLADGIAAHGHREVLYMDGDRAGIVNYLSESTRPGDLVLTLGAGDVGQLGAELLARLGDMPDPSNRRS